From Montipora foliosa isolate CH-2021 chromosome 6, ASM3666993v2, whole genome shotgun sequence, a single genomic window includes:
- the LOC138007953 gene encoding uncharacterized protein produces MAEASDNSCSSEDDEYSDPLEVAASAGARLSVPEKASISRKRKVPTNPAEKKRNVRGSVDPKVSAWDRMNEFKDQCLTTVSGNLRCDACRETLSKKKSTVKKHVASVKHITALEKIKKSKKKDQNIKDLLAKTSGGAKGSTLPEDMRLYRYELVEALLKAGIPLSKADSLRPFLEKYGHRLTSRNHLAEFIPTIHQKEIDLVKSEIAANSAFSVIFDGSTRLGEALAIVVRFIDKDWNIQQRLLKLEVLAKSMNGEELAQRLIQCMAVEYKIQPNQLLAAMRDGASVNEAGLRQVMFFFPNIFNVICFSHTIDNVGKHFEFSVLDTFSRCWNTMFSLSPAARLLWKTRTGTAMRLHSKTRWWSKWEVLNQVMEFFGDVEPFLRENDNLSPVCRASLLEIFDDPVTARDLDIELAAMIDAGKHFVQATYYLEGDGPLVFACYERLSALAHAIAIDSFPNTEAKARQHAGRNMALYNQLVAQGKACINPGFRFYQQKFSLQFHNVVRAFKAARLCCPVQVQALRPTAVSVQELKQFSFITDAEVVQLVEELPNYLATADGAAIETEEDKVQWWATHAAALPNWSAAVKKILLVQPSSASAERVFSLLQNAFSKQQEAALEETVETSVMLRYNDNKRT; encoded by the coding sequence atggcggaggcgaGTGATAATTCATGCTCGAGTGAAGATGATGAATATTCAGATCCTTTGGAAGTAGCAGCTAGTGCTGGAGCTAGATTAAGTGTTCCAGAAAAAGCCAGTATCTCTCGGAAAAGAAAAGTGCCGACTAATCCAgccgaaaagaagagaaatgttCGTGGATCAGTCGATCCAAAAGTGTCCGCGTGGGATAGAATGAACGAGTTTAAGGACCAGTGCCTAACTACAGTGTCGGGAAATCTAAGATGTGACGCCTGCAGAGAaactctttccaaaaaaaagagtACTGTCAAGAAACATGTAGCATCCGTAAAGCACATCACAGCGCTAGAGAAGATTaagaaaagcaagaagaaagatcaaaatatcaaggatcttcttgcaaaaacaagcggaggagcaAAAGGATCCACATTACCCGAAGACATGAGGCTCTATCGATACGAGCTCGTGGAAGCTCTGCTGAAGGCAGGTATCCCTCTTTCAAAAGCCGACAGTTTGCgaccatttcttgaaaaatatggtCATCGCCTGACATCTCGGAACCATCTCGCAGAATTCATTCCCACGATTCATCAGAAGGAGATAGACTTAGTGAAATCCGAAATAGCTGCCAACAGTGCTTTTTCTGTGATCTTTGATGGGAGCACCAGGCTTGGGGAAGCGTTGGCAATTGTCGTCCGCTTCATTGACAAAGATTGGAATATACAGCAGAGGCTTCTCAAACTTGAAGTTCTAGCCAAGAGCATGAATGGGGAAGAGCTTGCTCAAAGACTGATTCAGTGCATGGCTGTGGAGTATAAAATACAGCCGAACCAGCTTCTAGCAGCAATGAGAGATGGTGCCTCAGTAAATGAGGCTGGATTGCGTCAAGTCATGTTTTTCTTTCCCAATATTTTTAATGTCATCTGTTTCTCACACACAATCGACAATGTTGGGAAACACTTTGAATTTAGTGTCCTAGACACATTTTCTAGGTGTTGGAACACCATGTTTTCTCTAAGTCCAGCTGCCCGGCTGTTGTGGAAGACAAGAACTGGCACAGCAATGCGACTTCATTCCAAAACCAGATGGTGGAGCAAATGGGAAGTCCTCAATCAGGTAATGGAGTTTTTTGGGGACGTTGAGCCCTTCCTAAGAGAAAATGATAACCTGTCTCCTGTTTGCCGTGCAAGCCTGTTGGAGATTTTTGATGATCCAGTTACTGCTAGAGACTTAGACATTGAGCTTGCTGCTATGATTGATGCGGGCAAGCACTTTGTTCAAGCAACTTATTATCTTGAGGGGGATGGTCCCTTAGTATTTGCTTGCTATGAACGTTTGTCTGCATTAGCACATGCAATAGCCATTGACTCTTTTCCAAACACCGAGGCCAAAGCTCGCCAACATGCAGGTAGAAATATGGCATTGTACAACCAGTTAGTTGCCCAAGGAAAGGCATGCATCAATCCAGGCTTCCGCTTTTACCAACAGAAATTCAGTTTGCAGTTCCACAATGTTGTTCGTGCATTTAAGGCTGCACGCTTATGTTGCCCAGTACAGGTGCAAGCACTACGTCCAACTGCTGTATCAGTCCAGGAACTAAAGCAATTTAGTTTCATTACTGATGCAGAGGTTGTACAGCTTGTGGAAGAGCTGCCAAACTATCTGGCCACTGCTGATGGTGCAGCCATTGAAACAGAAGAAGACAAAGTACAGTGGTGGGCTACACATGCCGCTGCTCTCCCAAATTGGTCTGCTGCAGTCAAAAAGATCTTGTTGGTGCAGCCTAGTTCAGCATCGGCTGAGCGAGTGTTTAGCCTGCTACAAAATGCATTTAGCAAGCAGCAAGAGGCAGCATTAGAGGAAACAGTGGAAACATCGGTCATGTTACGTTACAATGACAATAAGCGCACATGA